A portion of the Drosophila sechellia strain sech25 chromosome 2R, ASM438219v1, whole genome shotgun sequence genome contains these proteins:
- the LOC6615296 gene encoding acidic mammalian chitinase has translation MGKLLALLAVLCLSQVIGAERIVNCYWGTWANYRSGNGKFDVSNIDAGLCTHLSYSFFGINDNGEIQSLDTWLDYDLGFINQAISLKNQNSNLKVLAVVGGWNEGSTKYSSMSGDWYKRQNFINSALNLLRNHGFDGLDLDWEYPNQRGGNWNDRANFVTLLREIKEAFAPYGYELGIAVGAGESLASASYEIANIAQQVDFINVMTYDFAMASDGQTGFNAPQWAVENAINFWLSQGAPANKLVLGVGTYGRSFQLSDSSQNWPGAPCRGEGAAGSYTGSTGYLGYNEICQNNWHTIFDYGNAAPYAYSGDQWVSFDNVLSVQYKMDFALSKGLAGAMIWSLETDDYRGLCGETYPLLKTINRKLRW, from the exons ATGGGAAAGTTATTGGCACTACTCGCAGTCCTCTGCCTTAGCCAGGTTATCGGTGCTGAAC GCATCGTCAACTGCTACTGGGGCACCTGGGCCAACTACCGCAGCGGCAACGGCAAGTTCGATGTGTCCAACATCGATGCCGGTCTGTGCACCCATCTGAGTTACTCCTTTTTCGGAATCAACGACAATGGTGAGATCCAATCCCTGGACACCTGGCTGGATTACGATCTGGGCTTCATCAACCAGGCGATCAGCCTGAAGAACCAGAACTCCAACCTGAAGGTCCTGGCCGTGGTCGGCGGCTGGAACGAGGGCTCCACCAAGTACTCCTCGATGTCCGGCGATTGGTACAAGCGCCAGAACTTCATCAACTCCGCCCTGAACCTGCTGCGCAACCATGGCTTTGATGGTCTCGATCTGGACTGGGAGTACCCCAACCAGCGTGGTGGCAACTGGAACGATCGTGCCAACTTTGTGACTCTGCTGCGCGAGATTAAGGAAGC GTTCGCTCCCTATGGCTATGAGTTGGGTATTGCCGTGGGCGCCGGTGAGTCATTGGCCAGTGCATCCTACGAGATCGCCAACATTGCTCAGCAGGTCGACTTCATCAACGTGATGACCTACGACTTTGCCATGGCCTCCGATGGCCAGACCGGTTTCAATGCCCCCCAGTGGGCCGTGGAGAACGCCATCAACTTCTGGCTGAGCCAGGGTGCTCCGGCCAACAAGCTGGTGCTCGGCGTGGGCACTTACGGACGCTCCTTCCAGCTGTCGGACTCCTCCCAGAACTGGCCGGGTGCACCGTGCCGCGGTGAGGGCGCCGCTGGATCCTACACCGGCTCTACCGGCTACTTGGGCTACAACGAGATCTGCCAGAACAATTGGCACACCATCTTCGACTACGGCAATGCTGCTCCCTACGCCTACTCCGGCGACCAGTGGGTGAGCTTCGACAACGTGCTCAGTGTCCAGTACAAGATGGACTTTGCTCTGTCCAAGGGTCTGGCCGGTGCCATGATCTGGTCCCTGGAGACGGACGACTACCGCGGTCTGTGCGGTGAGACCTATCCTCTGCTCAAGACCATCAACAGGAAGCTGCGTTGGTAA
- the LOC6615297 gene encoding C3 and PZP-like alpha-2-macroglobulin domain-containing protein 8, producing the protein MPIEINTPDKLEYQFFPASGGVFTFKVRSPKDAHLALTPAPEENGPIFEIFLGGWENTKSVIRKDRQKPEVAEVPTPGILDAGEFRGFWVRWYDNVITVGREGDAAAFLSYDAGSLFPVNFVGICTGWGASGTWLIDESSPSAPVMGFAAPTGSGPGCWVPAANGEVPPNALEGGFDSSEQLYIARARHEGDLIPGKLHPSHGVTYVAWGGGEHGHAEYEVLCAGGGQWVPVDVGNIPPNALPAGETAEGEPLFIGRATHDGTITVGKVQPSHGCCYIPYGGEELAYKEFEIYVAN; encoded by the exons ATGCCAATCG AAATCAATACACCCGATAAGTTGGAGTACCAGTTCTTCCCCGCCAGTGGAGGAGTGTTTACCTTCAAGGTGCGTTCTCCCAAGGATGCTCATTTGGCCCTCACACCCGCGCCCGAGGAGAACGGCCCCATTTTCGAGATCTTCCTGGGAGGATGGGAGAACACCAAGTCGGTGATCCGCAAGGACCGCCAAAAGCCCGAGGTCGCTGAGGTGCCCACTCCGGGCATCCTGGATGCCGGAGAGTTCCGTGGCTTCTGGGTGCGCTGGTACGACAACGTTATCACTGTCGGCCGCGAAGGAGACGCCGCCGCCTTCCTTTCCTACGATGCTGGTAGCCTGTTTCCGGTCAACTTCGTCGGCATCTGCACGGGATGGGGTGCCAGCGGCACCTGGCTGATTGATG AGTCCTCTCCATCGGCTCCCGTCATGGGCTTCGCCGCTCCCACTGGAAGCGGACCAGGATGCTGGGTGCCCGCCGCCAACGGCGAGGTGCCACCAAACGCCCTCGAGGGAGGATTCGACAGCAGCGAGCAGTTGTACATCGCCCGTGCCCGCCATGAGGGTGACCTTATTCCCGGCAAGCTGCATCCCTCCCACGGAGTGACCTACGTGGCCTGGGGAGGCGGTGAGCACGGCCACGCTGAATACGAGGTGCTGTGCGCCGGCGGCGGCCAGTGGGTGCCCGTGGATGTTGGAAACATCCCGCCCAACGCCCTGCCCGCCGGAGAGACCGCCGAGGGCGAGCCGCTCTTCATCGGCCGTGCCACCCACGACGGAACCATCACTGTGGGCAAGGTGCAGCCCTCCCACGGATGCTGCTACATTCCGTACGGCGGCGAGGAGCTGGCCTACAAGGAGTTCGAGATCTATGTGGCCAACTAA
- the LOC6615294 gene encoding chitinase-like protein 4 isoform X1 — protein sequence MISFHYVFIIMIFLICGCIAKEYNVFCQYDLGSYYYKGRSQFFEWHLDSRLCTHLVLGSGVGVDEDSGELRITDKILLLEKDKLSSVKTMKWDSIRKVMFTIGGWEEDSSAFSRMVASPKKRDNFYSSMLEFMFKWGFDGVQIDWRYPTLLGGHPEDRQNFVILLEELGLIFRKNQLILMVAVLGRTNKRILESYNIPDIVKNSDFIHLMLHDEQDPYRLRLTYNAPLVGYEDSVTDSIMHWKRNGGAPEKLILGIPLFVRSFTMDRNQSTVGSACKGAGRPTKLSHRPGFMTYNEWCVQQSKWSRKFDQLAKVPYAIRGDQWVSYENPRSIWAKMHLLQKHKLGGAMAWTIDVDDFRGRCGEQHGLLRVIFSALGDKNALTTEKPTTEASGLCPHDGFSRDGWDCRLYHECRDGERIYYECLEGQYFDESQVMCRPAAEVKCDENFVIWRPGMPVYNSDNMPLNLKIVE from the exons ATGATTTCTTTTCATTATGTCTTTATCATAATGATATTTCTCATATGCGGTTGTATAGCAAAAGAGT ATAATGTGTTTTGTCAATATGATTTGGGCTCCTACTACTACAAAGGACGCAGTCAATTCTTTGAGTGGCACTTGGACTCCAGACTGTGCACCCACTTGGTCCTTGGTTCTGGAGTAGGTGTGGATGAGGATAGTGGTGAACTGAGGATCACTGACAAGATTCTGCTACTGGAGAAGG ACAAGCTGAGCAGCGTTAAGACCATGAAGTGGGATAGCATTAGGAAGGTAATGTTTACCATCGGTGGTTGGGAGGAGGATTCCAGCGCGTTTTCCCGCATGGTGGCCTCTCCGAAGAAGCGGGACAATTTCTATAGCTCTATGTTGGAGTTCATGTTCAAGTGGGGATTCGATGGCGTCCAGATCGATTGGCGCTATCCCACACTGCTGGGCGGTCACCCAGAGGATCGTCAGAACTTTGTGATtctgctggaggagctgggatTAAT CTTTCGAAAGAACCAGCTAATTTTAATGGTGGCTGTGCTGGGACGAACAAACAAGCGCATCCTGGAAAGCTACAATATCCCCGATATAGTAAAGAACTCGGACTTTATCCACCTGATGCTGCACGACGAACAGGATCCGTACCGCCTGCGCTTGACTTACAATGCTCCTCTTGTGGGATACGAAGACAGCGTGACCGATTCCATTATGCATTGGAAACGAAATGGAGGAGCGCCAGAGAAGCTTATCTTGGGCATTCCGCTATTCGTGCGCTCCTTCACCATGGATAGAAATCAATCGACAGTGGGATCCGCCTGCAAAGGAGCCGGCAGACCGACTAAGCTATCCCACCGTCCCGGCTTCATGACCTACAACGAGTGGTGCGTGCAGCAGTCCAAATGGAGCAGGAAGTTTGACCAGCTGGCCAAGGTGCCCTATGCCATAAGGGGTGATCAGTGGGTAAGCTACGAGAACCCGCGGAGCATCTGGGCCAAGATGCATCTGTTGCAGAAGCACAAGCTGGGTGGTGCCATGGCCTGGACCATTGACGTAGACGATTTCCGGGGCAGGTGTGGCGAGCAGCATGGATTGCTCCGTGTGATCTTCTCCGCCCTGGGCGACAAGAACGCCCTCACAACCGAGAAGCCGACCACAGAAGCCTCCGGACTGTGCCCACATGATGGCTTTAGCCGCGATGGTTGGGATTGCCGATTGTACCATGAGTGCCGCGATGGAGAGAGGATCTATTACGAGTGCCTCGAGGGTCAGTACTTCGACGAGAGCCAGGTCATGTGCCGCCCAGCCGCTGAGGTCAAGTGTGATGAGAACTTTGTCATTTGGAGACCGGGAATGCCCGTTTACAACTCCGACAACATGCCACTAAACCTAAAGATCGTGGAGTAG
- the LOC6615294 gene encoding endochitinase isoform X2, whose amino-acid sequence MKWDSIRKVMFTIGGWEEDSSAFSRMVASPKKRDNFYSSMLEFMFKWGFDGVQIDWRYPTLLGGHPEDRQNFVILLEELGLIFRKNQLILMVAVLGRTNKRILESYNIPDIVKNSDFIHLMLHDEQDPYRLRLTYNAPLVGYEDSVTDSIMHWKRNGGAPEKLILGIPLFVRSFTMDRNQSTVGSACKGAGRPTKLSHRPGFMTYNEWCVQQSKWSRKFDQLAKVPYAIRGDQWVSYENPRSIWAKMHLLQKHKLGGAMAWTIDVDDFRGRCGEQHGLLRVIFSALGDKNALTTEKPTTEASGLCPHDGFSRDGWDCRLYHECRDGERIYYECLEGQYFDESQVMCRPAAEVKCDENFVIWRPGMPVYNSDNMPLNLKIVE is encoded by the exons ATGAAGTGGGATAGCATTAGGAAGGTAATGTTTACCATCGGTGGTTGGGAGGAGGATTCCAGCGCGTTTTCCCGCATGGTGGCCTCTCCGAAGAAGCGGGACAATTTCTATAGCTCTATGTTGGAGTTCATGTTCAAGTGGGGATTCGATGGCGTCCAGATCGATTGGCGCTATCCCACACTGCTGGGCGGTCACCCAGAGGATCGTCAGAACTTTGTGATtctgctggaggagctgggatTAAT CTTTCGAAAGAACCAGCTAATTTTAATGGTGGCTGTGCTGGGACGAACAAACAAGCGCATCCTGGAAAGCTACAATATCCCCGATATAGTAAAGAACTCGGACTTTATCCACCTGATGCTGCACGACGAACAGGATCCGTACCGCCTGCGCTTGACTTACAATGCTCCTCTTGTGGGATACGAAGACAGCGTGACCGATTCCATTATGCATTGGAAACGAAATGGAGGAGCGCCAGAGAAGCTTATCTTGGGCATTCCGCTATTCGTGCGCTCCTTCACCATGGATAGAAATCAATCGACAGTGGGATCCGCCTGCAAAGGAGCCGGCAGACCGACTAAGCTATCCCACCGTCCCGGCTTCATGACCTACAACGAGTGGTGCGTGCAGCAGTCCAAATGGAGCAGGAAGTTTGACCAGCTGGCCAAGGTGCCCTATGCCATAAGGGGTGATCAGTGGGTAAGCTACGAGAACCCGCGGAGCATCTGGGCCAAGATGCATCTGTTGCAGAAGCACAAGCTGGGTGGTGCCATGGCCTGGACCATTGACGTAGACGATTTCCGGGGCAGGTGTGGCGAGCAGCATGGATTGCTCCGTGTGATCTTCTCCGCCCTGGGCGACAAGAACGCCCTCACAACCGAGAAGCCGACCACAGAAGCCTCCGGACTGTGCCCACATGATGGCTTTAGCCGCGATGGTTGGGATTGCCGATTGTACCATGAGTGCCGCGATGGAGAGAGGATCTATTACGAGTGCCTCGAGGGTCAGTACTTCGACGAGAGCCAGGTCATGTGCCGCCCAGCCGCTGAGGTCAAGTGTGATGAGAACTTTGTCATTTGGAGACCGGGAATGCCCGTTTACAACTCCGACAACATGCCACTAAACCTAAAGATCGTGGAGTAG
- the LOC6615293 gene encoding chitinase-3-like protein 1, which produces MWSGSGLVKLLLGVILMAASSSAQGNLSKNVVCYQGTWSVYRPGLGKFGVEDIDPFLCTHLIYAFLGIEETGQLRVIDAYLDLEENSGRGNIKSFNALKLKNPVLKTLVAVGGWNEGSKRFSLVARDPSKREKFVDDVVRFLQRHGFDGLDLDWEYPGQRHSLDNEDRSNYVTFLKELKEGLEPFGFLLSAAVGSAQFSAEISYDIPAVVPYLDLINVMAYDLHGPWDQVVGINAPLYAAERDASDSTGRQQQLNVDAVVKYWLKAGAPAEKLILGVPFYGRSFTLATADGNQPGAPHIGKGIAGNYSREPGVLGYNELCEMMEQEEWTQKWEATQQVPYAYRQRQWVGYEDPRSLALKAQYVMDNYLGGIMIWSLESDDFRGTCGQQPYPLLHEINRVLFGGNTPSGLTTESNKETSSEGFNCPADTPAGYVRDPENCSKFYYCSGGKTHNFDCPSGLNFDLSTNSCNYSGSVKC; this is translated from the exons GGCACTTGGTCCGTTTATCGACCTGGTCTGGGCAAGTTCGGTGTGGAGGATATTGATCCCTTTTTGTGCACTCACCTTATCTACGCCTTCCTGGGCATCGAGGAGACGGGCCAGCTTCGGGTGATCGACGCCTATCTGGATCTTGAGGAGAATAGTGGACGCGGAAATATCAAGAGTTTTAATGCCCTCAAGCTAAAGAATCCCGTGTTGAAGACGCTCGTGGCCGTGGGTGGTTGGAACGAGGGCTCCAAGCGATTCTCATTGGTGGCCCGTGATCCCTCGAAGCGTGAAAAGTTCGTGGATGATGTGGTCAGGTTTCTGCAGCGCCATGGTTTCGATGGCCTAGATCTGGATTGGGAGTATCCTGGCCAGCGTCACAGTCTGGATAACGAAGATCGCTCGAACTATGTTACCTTTTTGAAGGAGTTGAAGGAGGG CTTGGAACCCTTTGGTTTCCTACTCAGCGCTGCCGTGGGCTCTGCACAATTCTCCGCCGAAATATCGTACGACATTCCGGCTGTTGTTCCGTATCTGGACCTCATTAATGTGATGGCCTACGATCTTCACGGACCGTGGGACCAGGTGGTGGGCATCAATGCTCCACTGTACGCTGCTGAAAGGGATGCTAGTGACTCTACCGGACGGCAACAGCAGCTGAATGTGGACGCCGTGGTTAAGTATTGGCTGAAAGCAGGTGCTCCGGCTGAAAAACTGATTCTAGGAGTTCCTTTCTACGGGCGCTCGTTCACGTTAGCGACCGCCGATGGCAATCAGCCAGGAGCGCCTCATATCGGCAAGGGAATTGCCGGAAACTACTCCCGCGAGCCGGGGGTCCTGGGTTACAACGAACTCTGTGAGATGATGGAGCAGGAGGAGTGGACACAGAAATGGGAGGCCACACAGCAGGTGCCTTACGCCTACAGACAACGCCAGTGGGTGGGCTACGAGGACCCACGTAGCTTGGCCCTCAAGGCGCAGTATGTGATGGACAACTACCTGGGTGGCATAATGATCTGGTCGCTGGAATCGGATGACTTCCGCGGTACCTGTGGTCAGCAGCCCTATCCCCTGCTGCACGAAATCAACCGTGTGCTCTTCGGCGGCAATACACCATCTGGTCTGACCACCGAATCGAACAAGGAAACGTCCAGTGAAGGATTCAATTGTCCAGCTGACACGCCTGCAGGATATGTTCGTGATCCGGAAAACTGCTCCAAGTTCTACTACTGCAGTGGCGGCAAGACCCACAACTTTGATTGTCCCAGTGGACTTAACTTTGACCTTAGCACCAACAGTTGTAACTACTCAGGATCAGTAAAGTGTTAG
- the LOC6615298 gene encoding trehalase isoform X1, producing MFKLPTTSLLLVSCSCLVALSQAKTYSLPDLTTDYNNAIPVEEEEAQDPFASCKIYCEGNLLHTIQTAVPKLFADSKTFVDMKLNYSPDKTLEDFNAMMETKNQTPSSEDLKQFVDKYFSAPGTELEKWTPTDWKENPSFLDLISDPDLKQWGVELNSIWRDLGRKMKDDVSKNPEYYSIIPVPNPVIVPGGRFIEFYYWDSYWIIRGLLYSQMFDTARGMIENFFSIVNRFGFIPNGGRVYYHGRSQPPLLTGMVKSYVDFTNNDKFAIDALDTLEHEFEFFVNNHNVTVKNHSLCVYRDSSSGPRPESYREDVETGEEFPTDEAKELHYSELKAGAESGMDFSSRWFISPSGTNEGNRSALSTTSIVPVDLNAYLYWNAKLIAEFHSKAGNTKKVTEYETKAEKLRLGIQEVLWNEEAGVWLDYDMINQKPRDYYTPTNLSPLWVKAFNISESEKISASVMAYIERNKLDSFPGGVPNTLSYSGEQWDAPNAWAPMQYILVEGLNNLNTPEAKNMSLKWATKWVKTNFAAFSKDRHMYEKYKADEFGVGGGGGEYEVQTGFGWSNGVIIEWLSKHGRDISIGSGCGCLAGNRMMGIVGVAAVTIVALIAGRVLW from the exons ATGTTCAAGCTACCGACCACCAGCCTGCTCCTCGTGAGCTGCAGTTGCCTGGTGGCCTTGTCCCAGGCCAAGACCTACAGCCTGCCCGATCTCACCACCGACTATAACAATGCCATTCCcgtcgaggaggaggaggcacAGGATCCATTCGCCAGCTG TAAAATCTACTGCGAGGGCAATCTGCTGCACACCATCCAAACGGCAGTGCCCAAACTATTTGCGGATTCGAAGACCTTTGTGGACATGAAGCTGAACTATTCGCCCGACAAGACCCTCGAGGACTTTAATGCCATGATGGAGACCAAGAATCAGACGCCAAGCAGTGAGGATCTCAAGCAGTTTGTCGAT AAGTACTTCAGTGCACCGGGCACCGAGCTTGAGAAGTGGACGCCCACCGACTGGAAGGAGAATCCCAGCTTCCTCGACTTGATCTCCGACCCAGATCTTAAGCAATGGGGCGTCGAGCTGAATAGCATTTGGAGGGACTTGGGACGCAAAATGAAGGACGACGTGTCAAAGAATCCCGAATACTACTCGATCATTCCCGTGCCAAATCCAGTGATCGTGCCCGGCGGTCGTTTCATTGAGTTCTACTACTGGGACTCCTACTGGATCATCCGCGGACTCCTCTACAGCCAGATGTTTGACACCGCGCGCGGCATGATTGAGAACTTCTTTTCCATTGTCAATCGGTTCGGGTTTATTCCAAACGGCGGTCGAGTTTACTACCATGGTCGCTCCCAGCCGCCACTTCTAACCGGTATGGTCAAGTCGTACGTGGACTTCACCAACAATGACAAGTTCGCCATTGATGCCCTGGACACGCTGGAGCACGAGTTCGAGTTCTTTGTGAACAACCACAATGTCACGGTGAAGAATCACAGCCTGTGTGTATACCGCGATTCGTCGTCCGGGCCGCGACCAGAGTCCTACCGTGAGGATGTGGAGACTGGCGAGGAATTCCCCACGGATGAGGCCAAGGAACTGCATTACAGTGAACTCAAGGCAGGCGCCGAATCGGGCATGGACTTCAGCTCACGCTGGTTCATCTCCCCGAGTGGAACCAATGAAGGCAACCGGAGCGCTCTGAGCACCACCTCAATTGTGCCCGTCGACCTGAATGCCTATCTCTACTGGAACGCCAAGTTGATTGCCGAGTTCCATTCCAAAGCGGGCAACACCAAGAAAGTCACCGAGTACGAGACCAAGGCCGAGAAACTTCGTCTG GGTATCCAAGAAGTTTTGTGGAACGAGGAGGCCGGTGTCTGGTTGGACTACGATATGATTAACCAGAAGCCGCGCGATTACTACACGCCCACCAATCTATCTCCACTGTGGGTGAAGGCCTTCAACATTTCGGAGTCCGAGAAGATATCGGCTTCGGTTATGGCCTACATTGAGAGGAACAAGCTGGACAGCTTCCCTGGCGGAGTTCCCAACACGTTGAGCTACTCCGGAGAACAGTGGGATGCCCCCAATGCGTGGGCACCGATGCAGTACATTCTGGTTGAGGGCCTGAATAACCTGAACACTCCCGAGGCCAAGAATATGTCACTGAAGTGGGCCACCAAGTGGGTGAAGACAAACTTTGCGGCGTTTAGCAAGGACAGACACATGTACGAGAAG TACAAAGCCGATGAGTTCGGAGTTGGAGGCGGCGGTGGGGAGTACGAGGTACAGACTGGATTCGGTTGGTCCAACGGTGTGATCATCGAGTGGCTGAGCAAGCACGGGCGCGACATTTCCATTGGATCCGGTTGTGGCTGCCTAGCAG GTAATCGTATGATGGGCatcgtgggcgtggcagctgtGACTATAGTTGCTCTGATAGCAGGTCGTGTTCTATGGTGA
- the LOC6615295 gene encoding acidic mammalian chitinase, translated as MDDGLGFISQTIALKQRNPNLKFLAVVGGWNEGSTKYSAMAADPAKRATFVFTSLAFIQQYGFDGLDLDWEYPGQRGGSEADRENFVTLLREIKETYDQYGLELGIAVGASEKSASISYDIPAISQHLTFINVMTYDFHMALDGYLGLNAPLPEVAESIDYWLSHGAPAEKLILGIGFYGHSYQMSDSSQNWPGAACIGPGSAGVYTRENGFLGYHEICLNNWQTVFDQENGAPYAFQGDQWIGYDNPESIQLKMQLVESRNLGGAMMWSIETDDFRGLCGESYPLLKTMNRALGREVNGGGGGGGGGSVTPSPTSAPTPAPTTASTPGGGSGGNGCGLDGFFVVEGNCNKFYQCIGGVRFDFQCGAGLCFNTSTNNCDWP; from the exons ATGGACGATGGACTGG GCTTTATAAGCCAGACGATTGCTCTGAAGCAGCGCAACCCGAACCTCAAGTTTTTGGCGGTGGTTGGCGGCTGGAATGAAGGTTCCACCAAATACTCGGCCATGGCCGCCGATCCTGCCAAGCGTGCCACCTTCGTCTTCACTTCCCTGGCTTTCATTCAGCAGTACGGCTTTGATGGCTTGGATTTGGATTGGGAGTACCCTGGACAGCGCGGAGGCAGTGAAGCGGATCGCGAGAACTTCGTTACTCTGCTGCGCGAGATTAAGGAGAC CTACGATCAATATGGTTTGGAGCTGGGTATTGCTGTCGGTGCCTCCGAGAAATCAGCCAGCATCTCATACGACATTCCGGCCATTTCGCAGCACTTGACTTTCATTAACGTCATGACTTACGACTTCCACATGGCTCTGGATGGCTATCTGGGATTGAACGCTCCTCTGCCCGAGGTCGCCGAATCCATTGACTATTGGCTTTCTCATG GTGCGCCCGCTGAGAAGCTTATTCTGGGCATTGGCTTCTACGGACACAGCTACCAGATGTCCGATAGCTCACAGAACTGGCCCGGAGCTGCGTGCATTGGTCCCGGATCTGCTGGCGTCTACACGCGGGAGAACGGATTCCTGGGCTACCACGAGATCTGCCTGAACAACTGGCAAACCGTGTTCGATCAGGAGAACGGTGCTCCATATGCCTTCCAGGGTGATCAGTGGATCGGCTATGACAATCCCGAAAGCATCCAGCTGAAGATGCAGCTGGTCGAGTCCCGCAATCTGGGTGGTGCTATGATGTGGTCCATTGAGACGGATGATTTCCGTGGTCTGTGCGGCGAGTCCTATCCCCTGCTGAAGACCATGAACCGTGCTCTGGGCAGGGAAGTGaatggaggaggtggaggcggcggaggaggaagTGTTACTCCCTCTCCAACTTCTGCTCCCACTCCGGCACCCACTACGGCTTCCACTCCCGGTGGTGGAAGCGGTGGCAACGGGTGTGGCCTAGATGGTTTCTTTGTTGTGGAAGGCAACTGCAATAAGTTCTACCAGTGCATCGGTGGCGTCCGTTTCGACTTCCAATGCGGAGCAGGGCTGTGCTTCAATACCAGTACCAACAATTGCGACTGGCCATAA
- the LOC6615298 gene encoding trehalase isoform X2, whose translation MAAPANATSNHKMNGNSKIYCEGNLLHTIQTAVPKLFADSKTFVDMKLNYSPDKTLEDFNAMMETKNQTPSSEDLKQFVDKYFSAPGTELEKWTPTDWKENPSFLDLISDPDLKQWGVELNSIWRDLGRKMKDDVSKNPEYYSIIPVPNPVIVPGGRFIEFYYWDSYWIIRGLLYSQMFDTARGMIENFFSIVNRFGFIPNGGRVYYHGRSQPPLLTGMVKSYVDFTNNDKFAIDALDTLEHEFEFFVNNHNVTVKNHSLCVYRDSSSGPRPESYREDVETGEEFPTDEAKELHYSELKAGAESGMDFSSRWFISPSGTNEGNRSALSTTSIVPVDLNAYLYWNAKLIAEFHSKAGNTKKVTEYETKAEKLRLGIQEVLWNEEAGVWLDYDMINQKPRDYYTPTNLSPLWVKAFNISESEKISASVMAYIERNKLDSFPGGVPNTLSYSGEQWDAPNAWAPMQYILVEGLNNLNTPEAKNMSLKWATKWVKTNFAAFSKDRHMYEKYKADEFGVGGGGGEYEVQTGFGWSNGVIIEWLSKHGRDISIGSGCGCLAGNRMMGIVGVAAVTIVALIAGRVLW comes from the exons ATGGCCGCTCCAGCGAATGCAACGAGCAATCACAAAATGAACGGAAATAG TAAAATCTACTGCGAGGGCAATCTGCTGCACACCATCCAAACGGCAGTGCCCAAACTATTTGCGGATTCGAAGACCTTTGTGGACATGAAGCTGAACTATTCGCCCGACAAGACCCTCGAGGACTTTAATGCCATGATGGAGACCAAGAATCAGACGCCAAGCAGTGAGGATCTCAAGCAGTTTGTCGAT AAGTACTTCAGTGCACCGGGCACCGAGCTTGAGAAGTGGACGCCCACCGACTGGAAGGAGAATCCCAGCTTCCTCGACTTGATCTCCGACCCAGATCTTAAGCAATGGGGCGTCGAGCTGAATAGCATTTGGAGGGACTTGGGACGCAAAATGAAGGACGACGTGTCAAAGAATCCCGAATACTACTCGATCATTCCCGTGCCAAATCCAGTGATCGTGCCCGGCGGTCGTTTCATTGAGTTCTACTACTGGGACTCCTACTGGATCATCCGCGGACTCCTCTACAGCCAGATGTTTGACACCGCGCGCGGCATGATTGAGAACTTCTTTTCCATTGTCAATCGGTTCGGGTTTATTCCAAACGGCGGTCGAGTTTACTACCATGGTCGCTCCCAGCCGCCACTTCTAACCGGTATGGTCAAGTCGTACGTGGACTTCACCAACAATGACAAGTTCGCCATTGATGCCCTGGACACGCTGGAGCACGAGTTCGAGTTCTTTGTGAACAACCACAATGTCACGGTGAAGAATCACAGCCTGTGTGTATACCGCGATTCGTCGTCCGGGCCGCGACCAGAGTCCTACCGTGAGGATGTGGAGACTGGCGAGGAATTCCCCACGGATGAGGCCAAGGAACTGCATTACAGTGAACTCAAGGCAGGCGCCGAATCGGGCATGGACTTCAGCTCACGCTGGTTCATCTCCCCGAGTGGAACCAATGAAGGCAACCGGAGCGCTCTGAGCACCACCTCAATTGTGCCCGTCGACCTGAATGCCTATCTCTACTGGAACGCCAAGTTGATTGCCGAGTTCCATTCCAAAGCGGGCAACACCAAGAAAGTCACCGAGTACGAGACCAAGGCCGAGAAACTTCGTCTG GGTATCCAAGAAGTTTTGTGGAACGAGGAGGCCGGTGTCTGGTTGGACTACGATATGATTAACCAGAAGCCGCGCGATTACTACACGCCCACCAATCTATCTCCACTGTGGGTGAAGGCCTTCAACATTTCGGAGTCCGAGAAGATATCGGCTTCGGTTATGGCCTACATTGAGAGGAACAAGCTGGACAGCTTCCCTGGCGGAGTTCCCAACACGTTGAGCTACTCCGGAGAACAGTGGGATGCCCCCAATGCGTGGGCACCGATGCAGTACATTCTGGTTGAGGGCCTGAATAACCTGAACACTCCCGAGGCCAAGAATATGTCACTGAAGTGGGCCACCAAGTGGGTGAAGACAAACTTTGCGGCGTTTAGCAAGGACAGACACATGTACGAGAAG TACAAAGCCGATGAGTTCGGAGTTGGAGGCGGCGGTGGGGAGTACGAGGTACAGACTGGATTCGGTTGGTCCAACGGTGTGATCATCGAGTGGCTGAGCAAGCACGGGCGCGACATTTCCATTGGATCCGGTTGTGGCTGCCTAGCAG GTAATCGTATGATGGGCatcgtgggcgtggcagctgtGACTATAGTTGCTCTGATAGCAGGTCGTGTTCTATGGTGA